The following are from one region of the Stigmatella ashevillena genome:
- a CDS encoding type IV pilus twitching motility protein PilT: MRDGRGTAHDARVHPDREVRLLDKATLDKLLTVGVQNGASDIHFRPGDPPIYRVNGVLRPLRMDKLLPEHTREVALHLIHEEAKRNQIDSIQEHDASYGLQGVARFRVNIYRQRGTLAIILRIIPANVPTAESLGLPEVIKTIASQDRGLVLVTGATGSGKSSTLASMIDHINRNESLHILTIEDPIEFIYKNVKSSISQREIGPDTNSFAMALRAALRQDPDVILVGEMRDTETIDIALKASETGHLVLSTVHTTDASRTINRLVSVFNAEEQTMVRMRLADNLKATISQRLLPRADNKGRAVALEIMVQTKTIQEYIREDRTSEIKDVIEKGRDTYGMQSFDQHLSQLYRAGAITLETASSAATNPADFQRALEFE, translated from the coding sequence GTGAGGGATGGGAGGGGAACAGCCCATGATGCTAGGGTCCACCCCGATCGCGAGGTAAGGCTCCTGGACAAGGCGACACTCGACAAGCTGCTGACCGTGGGCGTGCAGAACGGCGCCTCCGACATCCACTTCCGCCCGGGCGATCCGCCCATCTACCGGGTCAACGGTGTGCTCCGTCCGTTGAGGATGGACAAGCTGCTCCCCGAGCACACACGTGAAGTGGCCCTCCACCTCATCCACGAAGAGGCGAAGCGCAACCAGATCGACAGCATCCAGGAGCACGATGCGTCGTACGGTCTCCAGGGCGTCGCCCGCTTCCGCGTGAACATCTACCGGCAGCGCGGCACCCTGGCGATCATCCTGCGCATCATCCCGGCCAACGTGCCCACGGCCGAATCGCTCGGGTTGCCCGAAGTCATCAAGACGATTGCCAGCCAGGACCGCGGCCTGGTGCTGGTGACGGGCGCCACGGGCTCGGGCAAGAGCTCCACGCTCGCCTCGATGATCGACCACATCAACCGCAACGAGAGCCTGCACATCCTCACCATCGAGGACCCGATCGAGTTCATCTACAAGAACGTCAAGTCCTCCATCTCCCAGCGCGAGATCGGACCGGACACGAACAGCTTCGCCATGGCGCTGCGTGCCGCGCTGCGGCAGGACCCGGACGTCATCCTCGTGGGCGAGATGCGCGACACGGAGACCATCGACATCGCGCTCAAGGCCTCCGAGACGGGCCACCTCGTGCTCTCCACGGTGCACACGACGGACGCCTCGCGCACCATCAACCGCCTCGTGTCGGTGTTCAACGCCGAGGAGCAGACGATGGTGCGAATGCGTCTGGCCGACAACCTCAAGGCCACCATCTCCCAGCGCCTGTTGCCCCGCGCGGACAACAAAGGCCGCGCCGTGGCCCTGGAAATCATGGTCCAGACCAAGACCATCCAGGAGTACATCCGCGAGGACCGGACCAGCGAAATCAAGGACGTCATCGAGAAGGGCCGGGACACCTACGGCATGCAGTCCTTCGATCAGCACCTCAGCCAGTTGTACCGCGCCGGCGCCATCACCTTGGAGACGGCCAGCAGCGCCGCCACCAACCCCGCCGACTTCCAGCGCGCGCTCGAATTCGAGTGA
- a CDS encoding M15 family metallopeptidase, protein MATAFMTGVLLMSLGASPEPTTLPRALACLSTWYPVEPVMKDGAWHFKLGEATYRWDDGKAKPFAEALASPDLEDTFSLPYTPGPITPVTRENEDPGRIRFEPLFRAAYGTSQAQVDVVDIAFLGQPLKVNRKVAPAFGRVAKRLEASVKQAPSLKPYLKNLGGTFVWRKIANTDRQSAHSYGVSIDVNVKHAHYWEWARPKAPVRWANQIPQAIVDAFEAEGFIWGGRWYHYDTMHFEYRPELLDPACTSSPSP, encoded by the coding sequence ATGGCCACCGCTTTCATGACAGGGGTGCTCCTGATGTCCCTGGGGGCCTCGCCCGAGCCAACAACACTCCCTCGCGCCCTGGCGTGCCTGTCCACGTGGTACCCGGTGGAGCCGGTCATGAAAGACGGCGCGTGGCACTTCAAGCTGGGCGAGGCCACGTACCGCTGGGACGACGGGAAAGCGAAGCCCTTCGCGGAGGCACTGGCATCCCCCGACCTGGAAGACACGTTCTCGCTTCCGTACACCCCGGGCCCCATCACCCCGGTGACCCGCGAGAACGAGGACCCGGGACGCATCCGCTTCGAGCCGCTCTTCCGCGCGGCCTATGGCACCTCCCAAGCACAGGTCGACGTGGTGGACATCGCCTTCCTGGGGCAACCGCTGAAGGTGAACCGCAAGGTGGCCCCCGCCTTCGGGCGCGTGGCGAAGCGGCTCGAGGCCTCGGTGAAGCAAGCGCCCTCTCTGAAGCCATACCTGAAGAACCTGGGCGGCACCTTCGTGTGGCGGAAGATCGCCAACACGGACCGCCAGAGCGCCCACTCCTATGGCGTGTCCATCGACGTGAACGTGAAGCACGCACACTATTGGGAGTGGGCCAGGCCGAAGGCACCGGTGCGCTGGGCGAACCAGATTCCCCAGGCCATCGTGGATGCCTTCGAAGCCGAGGGGTTCATCTGGGGAGGACGCTGGTACCACTACGACACCATGCACTTCGAGTACCGGCCCGAGCTGCTCGACCCGGCCTGCACCTCTTCCCCCTCTCCCTGA
- a CDS encoding glycoside hydrolase family 43 protein has translation MLRLKRLPGAVLAATFLACGPEAAPVPGPTESQEQALGRLSIKNADPTVIRVDSTYISAETEGGRIYVRTAASVDALAGAARQQIWGNPNNWAEVWAPQIIMSGGTYYIYFTAGAGNAHRMYVIQSRSPNTGYTAAAPLALPDNKWAIDGTAFVYKNQWYFVWSGWVGDSNGEQTLFIARMSSPTQVTGPRFVISQPREWWEKVDVNPPTRVNEGPEPIIDPNGQLHIVYSANGSWDVNYCLADLRLRAGGDPTYVWDWFKANGCFFSANGSIMMSGWHPTLYAKGVGHHSFVLLNGDPNTSPPAGPTFPLAYHGVPKADNPNPFWGGRYWYSGTFQWWGNITYTRGSESNTGWSLKFYE, from the coding sequence ATGCTTCGATTGAAACGCCTACCGGGTGCCGTCCTCGCTGCCACCTTCCTCGCTTGCGGACCCGAGGCCGCGCCCGTCCCCGGGCCTACCGAGTCCCAAGAGCAAGCCCTCGGGCGGCTCTCCATCAAGAATGCCGACCCCACGGTCATCCGGGTCGACAGCACCTACATCTCCGCGGAGACGGAAGGGGGCCGCATCTACGTGAGGACGGCCGCCTCCGTGGATGCGCTGGCCGGGGCGGCGCGCCAGCAGATCTGGGGCAACCCCAATAACTGGGCGGAGGTCTGGGCCCCCCAAATCATCATGAGCGGGGGCACCTACTACATCTACTTCACGGCGGGAGCCGGCAACGCCCACCGCATGTACGTCATCCAGTCCCGCTCGCCCAACACGGGCTACACGGCTGCGGCCCCGCTGGCCCTGCCCGACAACAAGTGGGCCATCGACGGCACGGCCTTCGTCTACAAGAACCAGTGGTACTTCGTCTGGTCCGGCTGGGTGGGCGACTCCAACGGGGAGCAGACCCTGTTCATCGCGCGGATGTCGAGCCCGACCCAAGTCACGGGCCCCCGATTCGTCATCTCGCAGCCTCGGGAATGGTGGGAGAAGGTCGACGTCAACCCGCCCACCCGCGTCAACGAAGGCCCTGAGCCCATCATCGATCCCAACGGGCAGTTGCACATCGTGTACTCGGCCAACGGGAGCTGGGACGTCAACTACTGCCTCGCGGACTTGCGGCTCCGGGCGGGCGGAGATCCCACCTACGTCTGGGACTGGTTCAAGGCCAATGGCTGCTTCTTCAGCGCCAACGGCAGCATCATGATGAGTGGCTGGCATCCGACGCTCTACGCCAAGGGCGTGGGCCACCACTCCTTCGTGCTGCTCAACGGAGACCCCAACACCAGCCCTCCGGCGGGCCCCACCTTCCCCCTGGCCTACCACGGCGTTCCCAAAGCCGATAACCCCAACCCCTTCTGGGGCGGACGGTACTGGTATTCGGGGACGTTCCAGTGGTGGGGCAACATCACCTATACCCGGGGCTCCGAGAGCAACACGGGCTGGAGCCTGAAGTTCTACGAGTAG
- a CDS encoding branched-chain amino acid transaminase, whose amino-acid sequence MDCKYIWMNGKLVPGTEVQFPFLTPAMHYGMAVFEGIRCYRAAKGPAIFRLREHIERLHKSALVLGWRELPFSVGQLVEACLETVHANGLEECYLRPLLFLAGGGWNLNIDGGQAHVGIAAWPWNAYLGPDAADRGVRANVSSYTRHHPNVVMTKAKIAGNYPNSFLAKTESVRLGFDEAIMLDAQGLVAECTGANIFIVKGNRLLTPPDAQILEGITRETVMILAREMGLEVSTQPISRDQLYLADEVFVTGTAVELAALREIDFRAIGNGRTGPITRKLQQAYNAAVRGELPRSAEWLTYLPSK is encoded by the coding sequence ATGGACTGCAAATACATCTGGATGAACGGGAAGCTGGTGCCTGGGACCGAGGTGCAGTTCCCCTTCCTCACCCCTGCGATGCACTACGGCATGGCGGTCTTCGAGGGCATCCGGTGTTACCGCGCGGCGAAGGGGCCCGCCATCTTCCGCCTGCGGGAGCACATTGAGCGGCTCCACAAGTCCGCGCTGGTGCTGGGCTGGCGCGAGCTGCCCTTCTCGGTGGGACAACTCGTCGAAGCCTGCCTGGAGACGGTGCACGCCAACGGCCTCGAGGAGTGCTACCTGCGACCGCTCCTCTTCCTGGCCGGAGGCGGGTGGAATCTCAACATCGATGGCGGCCAGGCCCACGTGGGCATCGCCGCGTGGCCGTGGAATGCCTACCTCGGTCCTGACGCCGCCGATCGCGGGGTGAGGGCCAACGTCTCCTCCTATACCCGCCACCACCCCAACGTGGTGATGACCAAGGCGAAGATCGCCGGCAACTACCCCAACTCCTTCCTGGCCAAGACCGAGTCGGTACGCCTCGGCTTCGACGAAGCGATCATGCTCGATGCCCAGGGACTGGTGGCCGAGTGCACGGGCGCGAACATCTTCATCGTCAAGGGCAACCGGCTGCTGACGCCCCCCGATGCCCAGATTCTCGAAGGCATTACCCGGGAGACGGTGATGATCCTCGCCCGGGAGATGGGCCTGGAGGTCAGCACCCAGCCCATCTCGCGCGACCAGCTCTACCTGGCGGACGAAGTCTTCGTCACCGGGACGGCCGTCGAGCTCGCTGCCCTGCGGGAGATCGACTTCCGCGCCATCGGCAATGGCCGCACCGGTCCCATCACCCGGAAGCTCCAACAGGCCTACAACGCCGCGGTCCGGGGCGAGCTGCCACGCTCCGCCGAGTGGCTGACCTACCTCCCCAGCAAGTAG
- the ilvN gene encoding acetolactate synthase small subunit, whose product MTTPPPPRTFIVHVEDRPGVLSRVISLFRRRAYNIDSLTVANTENAAISRITLVMAADERETRLLEANLYKLIEVLYVEHATPQGQVSRELALIKVRASEETRPAVLQVCEVFRARAIDVTPTSMVMELTGTPDKIDSLIEMLRPHGIIELARTGTVAMARGPQSPLTALQETPPPGKAA is encoded by the coding sequence ATGACGACACCCCCTCCTCCCCGTACCTTCATCGTCCACGTCGAAGACCGCCCCGGCGTCCTCAGCCGTGTCATCTCGCTCTTCCGGCGCCGGGCCTACAACATCGACTCGCTCACGGTGGCCAACACCGAGAACGCCGCCATCTCCCGCATCACCCTGGTGATGGCGGCGGATGAGCGCGAAACCCGGCTGCTCGAGGCCAACCTCTACAAGCTCATCGAGGTGCTCTACGTGGAGCACGCCACCCCTCAGGGCCAGGTGAGCCGGGAGCTGGCATTGATCAAGGTGCGCGCCAGCGAAGAGACGCGCCCCGCGGTGTTGCAGGTGTGCGAGGTGTTCCGAGCCCGCGCCATCGATGTGACACCCACCTCGATGGTGATGGAGCTCACCGGCACCCCCGACAAGATCGACAGCCTCATCGAGATGTTGCGCCCTCACGGCATCATCGAACTGGCGCGCACCGGCACGGTCGCCATGGCGAGGGGCCCTCAGTCCCCGCTCACGGCCCTGCAAGAAACACCTCCCCCTGGAAAGGCCGCTTGA
- a CDS encoding beta-1,3-glucanase family protein, giving the protein MAVSSSGFKGIRPVRAGWQRVVRSVTAGCVLATGVACDGGGEPQDTPALQEAQQEAIIGSRYQAESWSTTGTTGVFNEGGGEGQSVGGFQVNEQIRYASVNFSNANQIQVRLAAPYGGGKAELWADAVGTGTKLGTVNLDAATGSDWNVFATKTFSITPVSGTRALIIKGIATGGDWLFKLDWFELHGSSTEPPPTTPSGTIPVVVTNKCPYALNVTLTGVGSIPLEKDSAGNPLYRNLAKGASYTYATPANYPSGRVSAYKVIPTPQSPRELEKAEFTLEKPSSGTQLIHYNLTYVDHVGLPMEISSAGSGASCVAVRCNKSASAIQSAIDTQCPDGLRYSMGGGTICLAPRSFCLDGEYASDSRRGSICTRLDSEIARCASKYPGQCNPGTAKTAQVYACSPPFFNESAKWCSALNRGTLDMPDSTDVSKYYNTGKPYNTYAKWVHEQCGAVYSFAYDDYPMAANQAGFYTCTGGRQMNVTFCPAG; this is encoded by the coding sequence ATGGCTGTCTCAAGTTCAGGATTCAAGGGTATCCGGCCCGTACGCGCGGGCTGGCAGCGGGTGGTGCGCTCGGTGACCGCGGGGTGTGTCCTCGCCACGGGCGTGGCGTGCGATGGAGGCGGCGAGCCCCAGGACACCCCAGCGCTGCAAGAGGCCCAACAAGAGGCCATCATCGGCAGCCGGTACCAGGCGGAGTCCTGGTCCACCACGGGCACCACGGGTGTGTTCAACGAGGGGGGCGGCGAAGGCCAGTCCGTGGGGGGATTCCAGGTCAACGAGCAGATCCGCTATGCCTCGGTGAACTTCTCCAACGCGAACCAGATCCAGGTCCGCCTGGCGGCGCCCTACGGGGGCGGCAAGGCAGAGCTCTGGGCGGACGCGGTGGGAACTGGCACGAAGCTCGGCACGGTGAACCTCGACGCCGCCACCGGCTCGGATTGGAACGTGTTCGCCACCAAGACCTTCAGCATCACCCCAGTGAGCGGAACCCGTGCGCTGATCATCAAGGGCATCGCGACGGGCGGCGACTGGCTGTTCAAGCTCGACTGGTTCGAGCTGCACGGCTCGTCCACCGAGCCGCCTCCCACCACACCCTCAGGTACCATCCCGGTCGTGGTGACCAACAAGTGTCCCTATGCCCTCAACGTGACGCTGACGGGCGTGGGGAGCATTCCGCTCGAGAAGGACTCGGCGGGCAACCCCCTCTACCGCAACCTCGCCAAGGGGGCGAGCTACACCTACGCGACCCCGGCCAACTACCCCAGCGGCCGCGTGAGCGCGTACAAGGTCATCCCGACGCCGCAGTCTCCCCGCGAGTTGGAGAAGGCGGAGTTCACCCTGGAGAAGCCCTCCAGCGGCACGCAGCTCATCCACTACAACCTCACCTACGTGGACCACGTGGGCCTGCCCATGGAGATCTCCAGCGCGGGCTCGGGCGCGAGCTGTGTGGCGGTGCGGTGCAACAAGTCGGCGAGCGCCATCCAGTCCGCCATCGACACCCAGTGTCCGGACGGCCTGCGCTACTCCATGGGCGGAGGCACCATCTGCCTCGCGCCGCGCTCCTTCTGCCTCGATGGCGAGTACGCGAGCGACTCGCGTCGCGGGTCCATCTGCACGCGGCTGGATTCCGAGATCGCCCGCTGCGCGAGCAAGTATCCGGGACAGTGCAACCCGGGCACGGCGAAGACGGCGCAGGTCTACGCCTGCTCGCCGCCCTTCTTCAACGAGAGCGCCAAGTGGTGCTCCGCGCTGAACCGCGGCACGCTGGACATGCCCGACAGCACCGACGTGTCGAAGTACTACAACACGGGCAAGCCCTACAACACGTACGCCAAGTGGGTCCACGAGCAGTGCGGCGCCGTGTACTCGTTCGCCTATGACGACTACCCGATGGCCGCCAACCAGGCCGGCTTCTACACCTGCACCGGCGGCCGGCAGATGAACGTGACGTTCTGCCCCGCGGGCTGA
- a CDS encoding glutathione S-transferase family protein encodes MIDLYTWATPNGYKVSVTLEELGLPYAVRPIDIGKGEQKRPEFLRINPNGRIPAIVDREEGDFAVFESGAIMLYLAEKAGKLLPTDRQGRSRVTQWLMFQMGGVGPMQGQANVFFRYFPEKIQPAIDRYQNETRRLYTVLDTRLAESEYLAGEYSIADIANWAWVRIHGWSGVSVEGLPSLQRWLAAIEQRPAAQKGVTVPHASKLDSSTAQAQVIASAQAMVQR; translated from the coding sequence ATGATCGACCTGTACACCTGGGCCACCCCCAACGGTTACAAGGTGTCCGTGACGCTGGAAGAGCTGGGACTGCCCTATGCCGTCCGGCCGATCGACATTGGAAAGGGCGAGCAGAAGCGGCCCGAGTTCCTGCGAATCAATCCCAATGGGCGCATCCCCGCCATCGTGGACCGCGAGGAGGGGGACTTCGCCGTGTTCGAGTCGGGGGCCATCATGCTCTACCTCGCGGAGAAGGCGGGGAAGCTGCTGCCCACGGACCGGCAGGGCCGCTCGCGGGTGACGCAGTGGCTGATGTTCCAGATGGGCGGGGTGGGGCCCATGCAGGGGCAGGCCAACGTCTTCTTCCGATACTTCCCGGAGAAGATTCAGCCGGCCATTGACCGCTACCAGAACGAGACGCGGCGGCTCTACACCGTGCTCGACACGCGGCTCGCGGAGAGCGAGTACCTCGCCGGCGAGTACAGCATCGCCGACATCGCGAACTGGGCGTGGGTGCGCATCCACGGCTGGTCGGGCGTCTCCGTGGAGGGGCTGCCCAGCCTTCAGCGCTGGCTGGCCGCCATCGAGCAGCGGCCGGCGGCCCAGAAGGGGGTGACGGTGCCCCACGCGTCGAAGCTGGACTCCTCCACCGCGCAGGCCCAGGTCATCGCGTCGGCCCAGGCCATGGTCCAGCGGTAG
- the ilvC gene encoding ketol-acid reductoisomerase produces the protein MTTIYYDKDASLDPIRARRAAIIGYGSQGHAHALNLKESGVDVRVGLHTASRSRAKAEAAGLKVMTVSEAAQWADLIMILAPDQTQKQIYDADIAPHLTKSKALFFAHGFNIHYGQIRPPTDVDVMLIAPKSPGHLVRRLYQDGKGTPALIAIHQDATGQARALGMSYARALGVTRAGLLETTFKEETETDLFGEQAVLCGGVTALVQAGFDTLVEAGYQPESAYFECLHELKLIVDMMYEGGMGWMRHSISDTAEYGDYTRGPRLINEAVREEMRKVLKEVQTGVFAREWILENQAGRPVFDKLREQGKQHPIEDVGRRLREMMSWIRDAKKDSSDPSAR, from the coding sequence ATGACGACCATCTATTACGACAAGGATGCCTCCCTGGACCCCATCCGTGCCCGCCGGGCCGCGATCATCGGCTACGGGAGCCAAGGCCACGCCCATGCCCTCAACCTGAAGGAGTCCGGGGTGGACGTGCGGGTGGGCCTGCACACCGCCAGCCGCTCACGGGCCAAGGCCGAGGCCGCGGGGCTCAAGGTGATGACGGTGAGCGAGGCCGCCCAGTGGGCCGACCTCATCATGATCCTGGCACCGGACCAGACACAGAAGCAGATCTACGACGCGGACATCGCCCCCCACCTCACGAAGAGCAAGGCCCTGTTCTTCGCCCACGGCTTCAACATCCACTATGGGCAGATCCGCCCCCCCACGGACGTGGACGTGATGCTCATCGCCCCCAAGTCCCCCGGGCACCTCGTGCGCCGCCTCTACCAGGACGGCAAGGGAACGCCGGCGTTGATCGCGATCCACCAGGACGCCACCGGCCAGGCGCGGGCGCTGGGCATGTCCTACGCGCGCGCGCTCGGTGTGACGCGCGCGGGCTTGCTGGAGACCACCTTCAAGGAGGAGACCGAGACGGATCTCTTCGGTGAGCAGGCCGTGCTCTGCGGCGGTGTGACGGCCCTCGTGCAAGCCGGCTTCGACACGCTGGTGGAGGCGGGCTACCAACCCGAGAGCGCCTATTTCGAGTGTCTGCACGAGCTCAAGCTCATCGTGGACATGATGTACGAGGGCGGCATGGGCTGGATGCGCCACTCCATCAGCGACACCGCCGAGTACGGCGACTACACGCGGGGGCCGCGCCTCATCAACGAGGCGGTGCGCGAGGAGATGCGCAAGGTGCTCAAGGAAGTCCAGACCGGCGTCTTCGCGCGCGAGTGGATTCTCGAGAACCAGGCGGGCCGCCCCGTGTTCGACAAGCTCCGCGAGCAGGGCAAGCAGCACCCCATCGAAGACGTGGGCCGCCGTCTCCGGGAGATGATGTCCTGGATCCGCGACGCCAAGAAGGACTCGAGCGACCCGTCCGCGCGCTGA